Proteins encoded in a region of the Shewanella polaris genome:
- a CDS encoding M23 family metallopeptidase yields the protein MSVTVFIQGRNGVTRWQPSKRWLLLPIILMATGTGIYQYSTERFANQQAKVDQNKQLRQQQKQQVLELKTATEIQLSTLVAHVAKMQAKITRLEALGQQVAQNNLLDDQFDFSTEVGIGGLSEIGSGVELSQLIDDMNKLASRIDNNNVQLSLLETVASNLHIDEERYISGRPIDKGWLSSPYGLRNDPFSGRRTMHKGIDFAGKEGADVTTTAAGVVTWSGSMVGYGELVEIDHGNGLRTRYGHNKSLSVNVGDVVAKGDKIASMGSTGRSTGPHVHYEVLRGKQQIDPQKYVYRKAS from the coding sequence ATGAGTGTAACAGTTTTTATCCAAGGTCGAAATGGTGTAACGCGCTGGCAACCTAGTAAGCGTTGGTTACTCCTACCTATTATTCTAATGGCTACTGGCACAGGAATATATCAATACAGCACTGAGCGTTTTGCTAACCAACAAGCGAAAGTTGATCAAAATAAACAACTGCGCCAACAGCAAAAACAACAAGTGCTCGAACTCAAAACGGCAACTGAAATCCAGTTATCTACCTTGGTTGCACATGTGGCCAAGATGCAAGCCAAAATCACCCGACTTGAAGCCCTTGGGCAGCAAGTAGCGCAAAATAACCTCCTTGATGATCAATTTGATTTCTCTACAGAAGTTGGGATCGGTGGTTTAAGCGAAATAGGCAGTGGTGTCGAATTAAGTCAGCTTATTGATGACATGAATAAGCTAGCATCTAGAATTGATAATAATAATGTTCAGCTATCACTACTTGAAACAGTAGCATCTAATCTCCATATAGATGAAGAGCGTTATATATCAGGGCGACCAATCGATAAAGGTTGGTTATCTTCGCCCTATGGTTTACGAAATGACCCTTTTAGCGGCCGGCGAACAATGCATAAAGGTATTGATTTTGCGGGTAAAGAAGGGGCAGATGTTACTACGACTGCAGCAGGTGTAGTAACATGGTCAGGAAGCATGGTTGGATATGGTGAGTTAGTCGAAATAGACCATGGTAATGGTCTTCGCACTCGCTATGGCCATAATAAATCTCTGTCAGTAAACGTAGGTGACGTCGTTGCCAAAGGCGATAAAATTGCCAGTATGGGAAGCACAGGCCGCTCAACCGGCCCCCATGTGCATTACGAAG
- the ftsA gene encoding cell division protein FtsA has product MTKNQERNLIVGLDIGTSKVAVIIGEVLPDGEISVIGLGNHPSRGMDKGGVNDLDSIVRSVQRALDQAELMADCQVSSVYLSISGKHIACQNENGMVSINDEEVTQEDVDNVIHTARSVKIPTERRILHVLPQEYSIDVQDGIKSPIGMSGMRMEAKAHIVTCANDMAKNITKSVERCGLKVDDLVFAGIASADSVLTNDEKDLGVCIVDIGGGTTDIAVYTNGALRHCAVIPVAGNQVTSDIAKIFRTPLTHAEQIKVQFASARSSTVSREDSIEVPSVGGRPSRSMSRHTLAEVVEPRYQELFELILKQLQDSGLEDQIAAGIVLTGGTSSISGAVEIAEATFGMPVRVASPLPVKGLYEYVDQPIYSTGIGLLHYGARRVIERQFERPERQGVTSFLNRVKSWFKGEF; this is encoded by the coding sequence ATGACCAAAAATCAGGAAAGAAACCTCATCGTGGGGTTAGATATAGGGACATCCAAGGTCGCAGTGATCATTGGTGAAGTATTACCTGATGGTGAAATTAGTGTGATTGGTTTAGGTAATCATCCTTCTCGTGGCATGGATAAAGGCGGCGTGAATGATCTCGACTCTATTGTGCGCAGTGTACAACGCGCTTTGGATCAAGCTGAGTTAATGGCTGATTGTCAGGTTTCATCGGTTTATTTAAGCATTTCAGGCAAGCACATAGCTTGCCAAAATGAGAATGGCATGGTGTCCATTAATGACGAAGAAGTCACCCAAGAAGACGTCGATAATGTGATCCACACGGCTCGCTCAGTCAAGATCCCGACAGAACGACGTATTTTACACGTGTTGCCACAAGAATATTCTATCGATGTTCAAGATGGGATTAAGAGCCCAATTGGCATGTCGGGAATGCGTATGGAAGCCAAAGCGCACATTGTGACGTGTGCTAATGATATGGCAAAAAATATTACTAAAAGTGTCGAGCGTTGTGGCTTAAAAGTTGATGATTTAGTTTTTGCCGGTATTGCATCAGCAGATTCTGTGCTCACAAATGATGAGAAAGATTTAGGTGTCTGTATTGTTGATATTGGTGGTGGAACAACCGATATTGCTGTATATACCAACGGCGCATTACGTCATTGTGCAGTGATCCCTGTTGCGGGTAATCAAGTCACTAGTGATATTGCTAAAATTTTCAGAACACCATTAACACATGCCGAGCAAATTAAAGTGCAGTTTGCCAGTGCAAGGAGTTCAACAGTAAGCCGTGAAGACAGTATTGAAGTACCGTCAGTGGGCGGGCGTCCATCACGCAGTATGTCTCGTCATACACTGGCCGAAGTTGTAGAGCCAAGATACCAAGAATTGTTTGAGCTTATTCTCAAGCAGTTACAAGATAGTGGTCTAGAAGATCAAATTGCAGCAGGTATAGTACTCACTGGAGGCACGTCCTCAATATCGGGTGCAGTTGAGATTGCTGAGGCAACGTTTGGTATGCCAGTTAGAGTGGCGTCACCATTGCCAGTAAAAGGGTTATACGAATATGTGGATCAACCTATTTACTCAACCGGAATAGGATTGCTTCATTATGGTGCGAGGCGAGTTATCGAACGTCAGTTCGAGCGACCTGAGCGTCAAGGGGTTACCAGCTTTTTAAATCGGGTTAAAAGTTGGTTTAAAGGTGAATTTTAA
- the ftsZ gene encoding cell division protein FtsZ: MFEIMDTHSDEAVIKVIGVGGGGGNAVEHMVKHSIEGVEFIVTNTDAQALRKSSAGSTIQLGRDVTKGLGAGANPDVGRQAAEEDRENIRAAIKGSDMIFIAAGMGGGTGTGAAPVVAEIAREEGILTVAVVTKPFPFEGKKRMAYAEIGIAELAKHVDSLITIPNEKLLKVLGRGTSLLDAFAAANNVLLGAVQGIAELITRPGLINVDFADVKTVMSEMGNAMMGTGVARGDDRAEEAAEAAVASPLLEDIDLAGARGVLVNITAGMDITIEELETVGNHVKAYASDNATVVVGAVIDPEMSDELRVTVVATGIGAEKKPDIQLVSKPVARPEPAVIEPRPEPVDEAIPQQSYAVPKGNAVPQSQPVQRTDADYLDIPAFLRKQAD, from the coding sequence ATGTTTGAGATCATGGACACTCATTCAGACGAAGCGGTGATTAAAGTCATCGGCGTCGGTGGCGGCGGCGGAAATGCTGTCGAACATATGGTAAAACACAGCATCGAAGGTGTTGAATTTATCGTCACAAATACAGATGCACAAGCATTACGTAAATCAAGCGCAGGTTCAACTATCCAGCTTGGCCGTGATGTGACCAAAGGTCTTGGTGCTGGCGCAAACCCAGATGTGGGCCGTCAAGCAGCAGAAGAAGACCGTGAGAATATTCGTGCAGCAATAAAGGGATCTGACATGATCTTTATCGCTGCCGGTATGGGTGGTGGTACCGGTACAGGTGCAGCTCCTGTCGTGGCAGAAATAGCTCGTGAAGAAGGTATTCTTACCGTTGCTGTTGTAACTAAGCCGTTTCCATTTGAAGGCAAAAAACGCATGGCATACGCAGAGATTGGTATCGCTGAGCTAGCAAAGCATGTGGATTCGTTAATTACTATTCCCAACGAAAAATTATTGAAAGTACTTGGCCGCGGAACATCATTGCTTGATGCCTTTGCAGCAGCCAACAATGTATTACTAGGTGCTGTGCAAGGTATTGCTGAGCTAATTACTCGCCCAGGTCTTATCAACGTCGATTTCGCCGACGTGAAAACCGTTATGTCTGAAATGGGTAATGCCATGATGGGTACCGGAGTCGCTCGTGGTGATGATCGCGCTGAAGAAGCGGCAGAAGCTGCTGTTGCCAGCCCATTACTTGAAGATATCGATTTAGCGGGTGCTCGTGGTGTGTTAGTGAACATTACTGCAGGTATGGATATCACTATTGAAGAGCTTGAAACAGTGGGTAACCACGTTAAAGCTTATGCATCAGATAACGCAACCGTTGTAGTGGGTGCAGTTATTGATCCAGAAATGAGTGATGAATTACGTGTAACTGTTGTTGCTACAGGTATTGGTGCCGAGAAAAAGCCAGACATCCAATTAGTGTCTAAGCCTGTTGCTCGTCCTGAACCCGCGGTAATAGAACCTCGTCCAGAACCTGTAGATGAAGCTATTCCACAACAAAGTTATGCCGTGCCAAAAGGTAATGCTGTTCCACAGTCTCAACCTGTACAGCGTACCGATGCTGATTATCTTGATATACCAGCATTTTTGCGTAAACAAGCTGATTAA
- a CDS encoding cell division protein FtsQ/DivIB, whose translation MSWSNKGRQLKNKLARVNWYFCTGVVFLCSVIGTVVWAGVQLHVLLNDADALPIEAVAIKGERTYTTDDEIKNALQSLMLSSFFSADVVDVQKALEALPWVYHASVRREWPAKFKITLQEQQAVAHWNQVSWLNINGEVFEALAHSEHDALPMLSGPEGTEIEVLTSYQQLDELLTINEFKLVSLRLSPRHAWHAVLANGIEIELGREDKISRIQRFINVYPTLKQSNKPVATVDLRYDTGFAVGWGDSTQRVDNK comes from the coding sequence GTGTCGTGGAGCAATAAAGGGCGGCAACTAAAAAATAAACTGGCTCGAGTAAACTGGTATTTTTGTACTGGTGTAGTGTTTTTATGCAGCGTGATTGGTACTGTCGTCTGGGCTGGCGTGCAGCTGCATGTTCTGCTAAATGATGCTGATGCACTACCAATTGAAGCTGTTGCCATTAAAGGTGAGCGAACCTATACCACTGATGATGAGATTAAAAATGCATTACAGTCATTAATGTTAAGTAGTTTTTTTAGCGCCGACGTGGTGGACGTACAAAAAGCATTAGAAGCTTTACCGTGGGTTTACCATGCATCAGTTAGGCGAGAATGGCCGGCAAAGTTCAAGATAACCTTGCAAGAGCAACAAGCTGTAGCACATTGGAATCAAGTATCTTGGCTCAATATTAACGGTGAGGTTTTTGAGGCATTAGCGCATTCTGAACATGATGCATTACCGATGTTATCTGGTCCAGAAGGGACCGAAATAGAAGTATTAACCAGCTATCAGCAGTTAGATGAGTTATTGACAATAAACGAATTTAAGTTGGTAAGTTTACGGTTAAGTCCACGCCATGCTTGGCACGCCGTACTGGCCAATGGGATTGAAATTGAGCTTGGACGAGAAGATAAAATTTCACGGATACAACGCTTTATTAATGTGTATCCAACTTTGAAACAAAGTAATAAACCAGTTGCAACCGTTGATTTACGTTACGATACCGGATTTGCAGTAGGCTGGGGTGATTCAACACAGAGAGTCGACAATAAATGA
- a CDS encoding DUF721 domain-containing protein, whose translation MKKPPQDLSNLVHVSGRLPELAEKAELLNNLNRYVKQTLNGPVAEQLKVANLRQGVLVIETTSAAWAARINFQKQKLLKQLQTDTLPMLTAIEVKVNPGLALMKPQSQLNQNVISTTAAQHIEALAEHVDGSLGEKLKRLAALASRNRQS comes from the coding sequence ATGAAAAAGCCCCCTCAAGATCTCAGCAATTTAGTCCATGTGTCTGGGAGACTACCTGAACTGGCCGAGAAAGCAGAACTACTCAATAACCTGAATCGTTATGTAAAACAGACATTAAATGGTCCTGTGGCAGAGCAGCTAAAAGTCGCTAATCTCCGCCAGGGTGTTCTTGTTATTGAAACAACCTCTGCAGCATGGGCTGCGAGAATAAACTTTCAAAAGCAGAAGTTATTAAAACAACTTCAAACTGATACACTTCCGATGCTTACCGCTATTGAGGTGAAAGTCAATCCTGGACTTGCTTTAATGAAACCACAATCTCAACTTAACCAAAATGTGATCAGCACTACTGCAGCTCAACATATTGAAGCATTAGCAGAACATGTCGATGGTTCTTTAGGTGAAAAACTAAAACGGCTGGCTGCATTAGCCAGCCGTAATAGGCAATCTTAA
- the lpxC gene encoding UDP-3-O-acyl-N-acetylglucosamine deacetylase has translation MIFQRTVQKMVKSTGVGLHSGNKVTLCIKPAPVNTGIVLKRTDLSPAVSIPAKADMVRETTMCTALVNDAGIRISTIEHLFAALAGLGIDNAIIEVDAPEIPIMDGSASPFVFLLQSAGIKEQAAAKKYLKITKSVRVEDGDKWAELKPFKGFRVDFRIDFDHPEIARSQQHMVMDFSTLAFVKDISRARTFGFMRDIEYLRANNLALGGSMENAVVLDEYRVLNPDGLRYEDEFVKHKILDAFGDLYVAGHAIVGEFSAYKTGHALNNQLVRALLAQQDAWELVSFDKEADAPVSFMVPGALAHA, from the coding sequence ATGATTTTTCAAAGAACTGTTCAAAAAATGGTGAAGAGCACTGGGGTCGGATTGCATTCTGGCAACAAGGTGACTCTGTGCATTAAGCCCGCACCAGTAAATACAGGGATTGTACTTAAGCGTACCGATCTTAGCCCCGCTGTGTCTATTCCAGCAAAGGCTGATATGGTTCGTGAAACCACAATGTGTACCGCCCTAGTAAATGATGCTGGTATTAGAATTTCAACGATTGAGCATTTGTTTGCAGCTCTTGCCGGCTTAGGCATCGATAATGCTATTATCGAAGTTGATGCACCAGAAATCCCGATTATGGATGGTAGTGCAAGTCCATTTGTGTTCTTACTGCAAAGTGCAGGAATTAAAGAACAAGCTGCAGCGAAAAAATACCTGAAAATTACCAAATCTGTGCGTGTTGAAGATGGCGATAAATGGGCAGAGTTAAAACCGTTTAAAGGTTTTAGAGTTGATTTTAGAATTGACTTTGATCACCCAGAAATAGCTCGTAGTCAACAACACATGGTGATGGACTTTTCGACCTTAGCGTTTGTAAAAGACATTAGTCGTGCCAGAACATTTGGTTTTATGCGTGATATTGAATACCTACGTGCTAATAATCTCGCACTAGGTGGCAGCATGGAAAATGCCGTTGTGCTTGACGAATATCGTGTATTAAACCCTGATGGTCTGCGTTATGAAGACGAATTCGTAAAGCATAAAATTCTCGATGCATTTGGTGACTTATATGTTGCTGGTCATGCGATAGTCGGTGAGTTTTCAGCTTACAAAACTGGTCATGCATTAAATAATCAACTTGTACGCGCATTGCTTGCGCAACAAGATGCATGGGAGCTAGTGAGTTTTGACAAAGAGGCTGATGCACCTGTCAGCTTCATGGTTCCGGGTGCGTTAGCGCACGCGTAA
- the murC gene encoding UDP-N-acetylmuramate--L-alanine ligase — MTKTERYAHLRSMIPEMRRIKRIHFVGIGGAGMGGIAEVLVNEGYQISGSDIAINSVTEHLASLGAKIIIGHQAQSVAQVDVVVVSTAINPQNPEILAAKELRIPIVRRAEMLAELMRYRHGVAIAGTHGKTTTTSLIASVYGQADRDPTFVIGGLLNSAGTNARLGTSRYLIAEADESDASFLHLQPMVSVITNIEADHMDTYGGDFEKLKTTFVDFLHNLPFYGVAVMCLDDDVIREIMPRIGRHVVTYGFSDDVDVQAINFVQNGYQSSFTVKRHGKDDLDFVLNLPGRHNVLNALAAIAVATEDDINDDAIVQALAEFEGIGRRFQHLGEFDTPNGSVMLVDDYGHHPSEVLATIKAARAGWPDKRLVMAYQPHRYSRTRDLYEDFVDVLSQVDCLLLLDVYAAGEAPIPGADGRALCRSIRLRGQIDPIFIASPDQLATVLPDVLQDGDLFMTQGAGNIGALSKQLAQSELGFKNWEKPQGNN; from the coding sequence ATGACAAAAACAGAAAGATACGCACACCTTCGTAGCATGATCCCTGAAATGAGACGGATCAAGCGCATTCATTTTGTTGGCATTGGTGGTGCTGGCATGGGTGGTATTGCAGAAGTGCTGGTGAACGAAGGTTATCAAATAAGTGGTTCAGATATCGCTATCAATAGTGTTACAGAACACTTAGCGAGTTTAGGCGCAAAAATCATTATTGGTCATCAGGCCCAAAGTGTTGCACAGGTTGATGTGGTTGTCGTGTCTACAGCCATTAACCCGCAAAACCCTGAGATTCTTGCCGCGAAAGAACTGCGTATTCCAATCGTTCGTCGTGCAGAGATGCTCGCAGAGCTGATGCGTTATCGTCATGGGGTTGCCATAGCGGGTACTCATGGAAAAACTACGACTACAAGTTTGATAGCAAGCGTGTATGGTCAAGCCGACCGCGACCCAACATTTGTTATTGGTGGGCTGCTAAATAGTGCTGGCACTAACGCACGTTTAGGTACTAGTCGTTATCTTATTGCCGAAGCCGATGAAAGTGATGCAAGCTTTTTACATTTGCAACCGATGGTCAGTGTGATCACCAATATTGAAGCCGACCATATGGACACGTATGGTGGCGATTTTGAAAAATTGAAAACTACTTTTGTCGACTTCTTACATAATTTGCCATTTTATGGCGTAGCAGTAATGTGTCTTGATGACGATGTCATCCGTGAAATTATGCCGCGTATTGGTCGTCATGTAGTGACCTACGGCTTTAGTGATGATGTCGACGTACAGGCAATTAATTTTGTCCAAAATGGCTATCAATCAAGTTTTACTGTGAAGCGTCATGGTAAAGATGATTTAGATTTCGTATTGAATTTGCCTGGACGACATAACGTTCTAAATGCATTAGCTGCGATTGCTGTAGCGACTGAAGATGACATCAATGACGATGCGATTGTGCAAGCATTAGCAGAATTTGAAGGTATCGGCCGTCGTTTTCAGCACTTAGGTGAATTTGATACACCTAATGGCAGTGTGATGTTAGTAGACGATTATGGTCATCATCCAAGTGAAGTGTTAGCAACGATCAAAGCGGCGCGAGCAGGTTGGCCTGATAAACGATTAGTGATGGCATATCAACCACACCGATATAGCCGTACTCGTGACTTATATGAAGACTTTGTTGATGTATTGTCGCAAGTTGACTGCCTGTTGTTGTTAGATGTTTATGCTGCAGGTGAAGCGCCAATTCCTGGTGCTGATGGACGAGCTTTGTGCCGTTCAATTCGGCTTCGAGGTCAAATAGACCCCATTTTTATTGCGAGTCCAGATCAACTTGCAACGGTATTACCGGATGTATTGCAGGATGGGGATTTATTTATGACTCAAGGTGCAGGTAATATTGGGGCATTATCGAAACAATTGGCCCAGAGCGAATTAGGATTTAAAAACTGGGAAAAACCACAAGGAAACAATTGA
- the murG gene encoding undecaprenyldiphospho-muramoylpentapeptide beta-N-acetylglucosaminyltransferase, whose product MNSNMSHSPKILIMAGGTGGHVFPALAVAKYLAKNGWQVRWLGTADRMEARLVPQHGFDIEFIDIKGVRGNGLIRKLAAPFKIIRSIIQAKAVIDDFKPDVILGMGGFASGPGGVAGKLSGIPVVLHEQNAIPGLTNKLLSKIAKKVLCAFPNTFASNVANVEIVGNPIRQELIELGEQIKTPQADALRVLVVGGSLGAKVLNDVMPAVVAHLSKHHSLTVWHQVGKNNQTAVKASYQQLGQLDTVNVAEFIDDMEAAYRWADVVVCRSGALTVSELAAVGLPSILVPYPHAVDDHQTINASVLVDAGASFLLPQTILNADNLAEKLQLFAENRQQLTQMGHKARSVAVLDATQRVADICASFATKG is encoded by the coding sequence ATGAACAGTAATATGAGTCACTCTCCTAAAATATTAATTATGGCTGGTGGTACGGGTGGACATGTTTTTCCTGCTCTGGCGGTGGCAAAATATTTAGCCAAAAATGGCTGGCAGGTCCGTTGGCTAGGTACTGCTGATCGTATGGAAGCTCGTCTTGTTCCTCAGCATGGATTTGATATTGAATTTATTGACATTAAAGGTGTTCGCGGTAATGGACTTATTCGTAAGTTAGCGGCTCCGTTTAAGATTATCCGTTCAATCATTCAAGCTAAAGCTGTGATTGATGATTTCAAGCCTGATGTCATTTTAGGAATGGGTGGTTTTGCCAGCGGCCCTGGTGGCGTGGCAGGAAAATTATCTGGTATTCCAGTGGTGTTGCATGAACAAAATGCGATTCCAGGTTTGACCAATAAATTGTTATCTAAGATTGCGAAAAAGGTGTTGTGTGCGTTTCCCAATACCTTTGCCAGTAACGTGGCCAATGTTGAGATTGTGGGCAACCCCATTCGTCAAGAATTGATAGAGTTAGGCGAACAAATTAAAACACCTCAAGCAGATGCATTAAGAGTGCTAGTGGTGGGTGGCAGTTTAGGTGCAAAGGTTCTGAATGATGTAATGCCTGCCGTGGTTGCCCATTTAAGTAAGCATCATTCACTGACGGTTTGGCACCAAGTGGGTAAAAACAACCAGACTGCGGTGAAAGCCAGTTATCAGCAATTAGGCCAGCTAGACACGGTCAACGTTGCTGAGTTTATTGACGATATGGAAGCGGCTTACCGTTGGGCTGATGTAGTGGTCTGTCGTTCTGGTGCATTAACTGTATCAGAACTTGCAGCGGTAGGATTACCGAGTATTTTAGTACCGTATCCTCACGCTGTTGACGATCATCAAACAATAAATGCATCGGTATTAGTCGATGCAGGGGCAAGCTTCTTATTGCCGCAAACGATTTTAAATGCTGATAATCTTGCAGAAAAATTGCAGTTATTTGCTGAAAATAGACAACAACTAACCCAAATGGGTCATAAAGCAAGAAGCGTTGCGGTATTAGATGCAACACAAAGAGTAGCAGATATTTGCGCCTCATTTGCCACAAAGGGTTGA